Part of the Aquicella lusitana genome is shown below.
AGCCTGACGGAAGTTATCTGACAGAGGGTACCGTCACAGTGCGCGAATTTAATCGCGCTACAGAATGGGATTTACCATTACGAGGTCCGCGAACGTTGAATGGGTTGATAGTTGAGTACCTTGAAACCCTGCCACGCAGCGGAACAGCTGTTTTAATTGCGGATCATCCTATCGAAATTGTACAAGTAAAAGAAAATCGAGTAAAACTCGCCAGAATTTTCCCCAAGCGAGTGTGATGGTTGGGATTTCCCTGTAGCAGAGTAGATAATCTTTATTGAATAATTAATGCTGCGACGACACGGCGATTTTCCGCTGAAAGAACGTTATAAGTTCGGCAAGCTGCACTGGTATCCATAATCTCAACGCCAATTCCCTGGTTTATTAATTCGCCATATATTTCAACTGGAAGAAAGACATGGGTTGCCCCAGTACCAATTAATAAAATGTCTGGCTTTAAGGCAACAGCCAGCTGGAGAGCGTGGGCAGATAACGCAGCGGCTGTTTGTGGTGCCCAATTTTCTATCAACTGGTCAGGCGAAATGATAATACTTTGCGTGAATGTAATATCATTAACCTGAATCAGGCCCGGTTTGAAGGCTCGGATTTGATAGCCTGCCTGGTTTTCATCGAGCTCTAATGTGGCCATCTGTTCCCCCATGATTAAGTGACTGAATAAATTGACAGCTACCACCAGGGTGATTATGTTACCAAATTAAATGCTTTAATACCTCAACAAGGATTGCATATGGTCAAGATATCAACACAACCATTTACTTCGCTCCCTCCTTACAAAAGTGTAGCAGGGGCTCTTTTACTTAGCGCTTTTTTTGGGCCAGTTGGGTTGCTTTATGCGTCTTTTTGGGGTGGTTTTACCATGATTGCCGTGGGTTTTGTGGTAGTGAGCAGCAAACTTTTTTACCCGATTGCGTTATTCTGGGTCATCTGCTGTATCTGGAGCGTGGGGGCGGTTGAATCCTACAATAAAAAAATTTTACGGGCGGCACAGCAACAGACTGCGTTTCAATAAAAACTTGGTATTCATTATTCCCCTCCTGCGGAAGAATATAAATGAAAAAAAATATTATCAGACGGAGCTATCCGGCGCATGTTATTGCTTCGCTTCATGCGTTTCATCCCGTATTACAAAGAGTTTATGCGGCAAGGCAAGTTCAGTCTGCGCATGAATTAAACCACGCGCTCGATTGTCTGCATCCCTACCATACATTGATCGGTATCGAAAAGGCGGTGAACCTGATGGCTGAAGCCGTGATGCAGAATCAAAAGATACTGATTGTAGGTGACTTTGATGCGGATGGCGCAACCAGCACCGCTCTTGCGGTACGTGCCTTGCGCAGCTTTGGCGCGCAACATGTGCAATTTCTTGTGCCAAATCGCTTTGCTTACGGCTATGGTCTTACGCCGGAGCTGATTACTGCAGCGGAGGATTTTGCGCCTGACGTGATCGTGACGGTTGATAACGGCATTGCCAATCATGCGGGAGTGGAGGCAGCAAAACAGCGTGGGATCCGGGTGATTATTACCGATCATCACTTGCCCGCTGCGACGTTGCCGGCGGCGGATGCGATTGTTAATCCTAATCAACGCGGTGATAACTTTCCCAGCAAACATCTTGCCGGCGTAGGCGTTATTTTTTATGTCATGCTCGCGCTGCGCCGACATCTCTCAACGATAGGCTGGTTTGCAAAAAAACAACTGGCTGAACCCAATATGTCACGCTTGCTTGATCTCGTCGCGTTAGGGACCGTGGCAGACCTTGTTCCGCTTGATCATAACAATCGCATTCTGATTCATCAGGGTCTGCGGCGTATTCGTGCTGGTCTCTCTGTTCCGGGTATTGTCGCGCTATTGGAATTATCTGACCGCAACTTCACGCGAGCCGTGGCTTCAGATCTTGGTTTTGCCGTAGCGGCACGCCTGAATGCAGCAGGGCGGTTGGATGATATGTCGCTGGGTATTGAGTGTTTATTATGTGATGACGGTGCGCGTGCACGTGATATTGCACGCAGACTGGATCAGCTAAATAATGAACGCAAAAGTATAGAGCAGGATATGCAGACGCAGGCATTGGAAGCGCTTAATAAATTGATTTTGCGGTTGCAGGGAGAGCTGCCAAACGGTTTGTGCCTCTTCGATACATCATGGCATCAGGGCGTGATCGGCATTCTTGCTGCACGCATCAAGGATCGGTTTAACCGGCCTGTCATTGTTTTCGCACCGGGTCAGGAAAATGAGCTTAAAGGTTCGGCGCGATCAATCGCAGGATTGCATATTCGTGACATCTTGGCGCTGATTGATGCGCAGTATCCGGGGCTTATTCACAAATTTGGCGGCCATGCGATGGCGGCAGGTTTGACCATCGCCAGTCATGCGTTGGAACCATTCACCAAAGCATTCAATGAAACAGTGAGCCAGCAAATCGCTGATATCGATTTACAGCATGCACTTTTTAGTGATGGCGAACTCTGTGCAGAAGATATTTCCTTGGAAGTGGCTGCTTTGTTGCGTGATGCGGGCCCATGGGGACAAGTGTTTCCAGAGCCGCTTTTTGATGATACGTTTCAAATTGTCGATCAGCGTCTGGTAGCTGAGAAACATTTAAAGCTGCGCTTGCTTAAAGCTGAAAAATTGATTGATGCCATCGCCTTTTTTGTGGATACCAATGCATGGCCTAATCACCGCTGCCAATCCATACGCGCTGCTTACCGGCTGGATGTGAATGAATATAAAGGCAGACAAACGGTACAATTGATTATCGATTATTTTGAGCCGGCTTGTTAACGTCGCCCTATTGACAAATTATTCGCTCCTGTTGCACTATGATGAAAAGCTAATTTTCACATCTTAATTCTACCTCATCCCTTCCATCTTTCATAAGACATGCACGCGCGCATTTTCGCGCTGATTTTCTATCCACTCTTTTTTCTTCATTTCGTTGAATCGATCCATCTTTTTTAAAAGGATTTTTACTATGCAACAATCTATAAAAAATTTATCAATCGTATCATTGCAAAACCATGATGAAGCTCAATCAAAGTATTTTCAGCGGCTGCTTAATCAGATGTATTACACCCTATTGTTCGGGGAGGATGCATCTACAGCGCTTGATCTGTCAACACTGAGTCAGCTAAAAAAAATTGAAACCGCATGGATTGAGTCGGCGCAGCGGGATTGTCTGCAATATTATCCATGCGATCAAGAGGTAAGCAATGGAGAAGTAGTTGCTGCGGCGTTAAAAAAACACCGTGTTTATCAACATAAACTATTCGATTTTCTTCTCCATGAAGCTGGAATGGAGGATTTAAAAAAATTCATTCTCAGTGAATCAGTGCTAAACCTGGAATTTTTTGATTACCTGGCACTATCCATTATCGGTGTGCCTGATCAGGCAAAATCTGAAATTGCTGCTAACTTATGGGATGAAGCTGGCCGGGGTAATATTCAACAGTTTCACACCACACTGTTTAAAAAACTGATGGAAGATCTGGGCCTGCGTTATGACCGGCAAAACATTATTGAAAATATGACTTGGGAGGGATTGGCCGGTATTAATTTGTTCAGCTATTTTTCGATCTACCCATTCAATAAGATGAAATACTTCGGTTTGCTGGCAGCAACTGAGATGCTGGATCCACCCCATTATCATAAATTGATAAAAGCCATCAACCGCATTTTTAATCAAAAGATTGATCATACCTACTATGTCGAGCATGAAATTATTGATATTGAACACGCAGATGGTTGGCTGCAAAAAGTGATCTTGCCTGAATTAAACAAAAACCCACATAAGACACGTGACTTCTGGTTGGGATTTTACCTGCGGCTTGAATCAGCTGAGAAATATTACAACAGCTTGTTGTCATCTTTTATGACCAAACAAGCCGCTTAGGAGGTACTTATGGACTATATGTTAACTTCCAGTGAAAAACATATTGCAAGCGAATGGGAAAAATATAAAGGCTACACAGTACGGCCGGTGCCAAGTACGCTTTCCTATTATAGGCAGCACATTCATTCGCTTGCTGCGCAAAAATCATGTGTGATCCTCGGTGGCACGCCAGAAATCAGGGATATCTTTCAGGCTGAGCACCGTCCCGTCACCTTGATTGATCAATCGGAGGAAATGGTCAGGGCCATGGGCTGGTTAACGGCTGCGAAAAAACCGCTTGCCCCCAATGAACAATTCAGCAAACAAAACTGGCTGACAGTGGCCCTTACTGATCCGGTGGATCTGGTAGTGGGTGATGATGCTATTAATATGGTGAGTTGGGATGAGTTTCCATTATTCCTTAGTCGGATCTGGCAACTATTGAATAAAGAAGGCATCTTTATTTGTCATTTGCTTGTCAAACCGGATGATGAATTGATTGATCAAGAAGTGGAGGATGTATGGCATGCTTATCAAACAGGCTTAATTAAATCAACGTTTGACCTTGCGAGCTGCCTGAATTTTATTTGCTTTGATAAACCCTCTTATCGTATGGGATGGCAACAAACCATATCCCGTATCGGAAAAGACAGGTTGGCCCAGTTTAAACCGGAACTTGATTTTGTTGATCGGTTTCAATTGTGTAACAGCCGTTTCTGTTGTCCGCCACAATCTCTGTTCGAAGCAATAGCAGAAAAGTATTTTACGATTGAGGAAATATTTTATCCGCATGAGCATGCTTATTGTTTGTTTGAACCAGTTTATTTGCTGCGAAAAAAACAAGGATAATAAACCATGACATCTCATTTGATTGCATTTGATCAGCATACGGATTTTTTGGCAGCTGTTAAAAACAAATATGAACACTTTAATTGGCATGCTCAAACCATTGTATTTGTAGAACCCTATGGTGCATCTCTCTCGCTGCTTAAGCACGGATTATCCCGTGGATTCAACATCATTATTTTGACCGCCAATACGGATTTCCGCCAGTTATCCCACGCGATATTAGAAAAGGCATCCTTGGCTATTTGTATTGATACAATCAAAACAGCAGAAGTGATTGCTGTGATGGAGAGCTTGCGCAACATCTTTCCTATCCATGCTGTCATACCCGGATTTGAATACTTTGTTCCTGTCGCTGCGCGCGCCAGCCTGTCTCTCGGTTTGCCGGGCATGCATCCTACGTATGTGATGCGCTTGAGGCGTAAGGACCTGATGCGCCAGGCACTTCAAGCTGCTGGTATACAGGTGCCACGCTTCAGCCTGGTCAATTCCATGTCAGATCTCGGGAAGGCGATAGATTCGATTGGCTTGCCGGCTATTTGCAAGCCCATCGACGCGGCAGGCAGTGTTAATGTCAGACGAGTTAGTACGAAGGAAGAAGCCACTACGGCTGCTTTGCGTATTCTGGAAGGGCATGATGTACTTTGGGGTTATCCGTTAGCTAGGCATGTCTTGTACGAAGAATATATAGAAGGAAAAGAATATAGCGTTGAAGGTATTGTTCAATATGGCCGCATTTATCATTTCAGTCTGACAGAAAAAAATGTGTCTGATCAATTGGAGTTTGTTGAAACAGGTCATATTGTTAATGTGCCTGTAGAAGCCGGGCTAAAAAAGCGTATAGAAAATTATGTGGAAGATGTGCTTCATCACTTGGGGGCAAACCATTGCCCCTTTCATGCTGAAGTTAGGCTGAATAAAGAAGGGAAACCGGTGCTGATGGAAATCGCAGCACGGTTGGCGGGTGATAAAATTGGCGACTTGATCAACCTGGCACGTGAAATCAATTATTTTGATTATGTCTATGCGGCATATTTGGGTGAATCTCTGCCGTTGCCGCAAATGAATAGCCATTTTGCTGGTATCCGTTTTTTTTATCGGCCTGAAATAGAAAGCTATGCTTCAGTAACCGGCAGGGAGATCCTTACTAAATATAAAATAGAGGAGTTTGTTTTGTACTATGGTCCTGGCGATCCTATTCCGGCCTTTCCCAAGGCTTTGAAAAGGCTGGGGCATGTCATCATCAAAGATGACTGTTATGAAAGTCTGGTTCACGCACTGGATCATATTGATCACGACATCATTTTTAATTCTTAAAATGTTAAGGCAGCATAACCCCATTTTGGAAATTGGCTTTAAACATCATATTCACGAAAGGAATAAACAAATGAAGGATCCGAATGTCATTGTTGTTCACGGTGCTTATGGCTATCCGGAGGAAAACTGGTTTGGCTGGTTAAAAAACAGGCTTAACCAACAGGGGATAGCCAGCTATGTGCCACATCTGCCTACACCCCAAGAGCAAAGCCTGTCGCATTGGTTAAGGTTATTTAACCATTCATATTCGCATCTTGTTCACGAGCAGACAATTCTTATCGGGCACAGCTTGGGCGCTGCTTTTATTTTACGCTGGATGGCACAGTCGGCACGCAAAATTGCCGTTGCCATCTTGGTAGGTGCATTTATAGGCAAGGTAGGACTTAATGAATTTGACGAAATAAATCAGAGCTTTTTTAACGATGCCTTTGATTGGCAAGGTATTAAAAAATGCAGTCATTCTTTTATATCTTATTATGGTGATAATGATCCCTATGTCACTAAGAAGCAGTTCCACTGGATAGCTGAACAGTTAGGAGCAAGAAAAATTATTGTTTCACAAGCAGGGCATTTTAATACTGTATCCGGTTATTCCAAGTTTCCTCTTCTGCTAAGTCATTTAAAACAGATTTTAAAAGGAAATCCGCTATGGTAAATGGATTATGTTTTATTTTTTTAGGCACATTAGGATGGGGTATTTCGCTGTTTCTTGTCAAATTGCTGCTGGTATCGTTAACCCCTGAAGACATTATTATTTACCGGATGGCACTGGGTGCATTATTTTTATTTGTGTTAATCAAACATCAGAAAATAAAAACAGCCCAGTCTGGTGTATTAATAAAAGAAGGAGTTGTGATGGGCTTGATGAATATTGCCATTCCATTTTATTTGATTGTGGTGGCTGAAAAAACTGTGTCCAGTTCATTGGCGTCCATCATAAATGGATTAACCCCATTATTTACATTTCTACTCGGTATGATTTTTTATTCATCAGGACAGCGGTTCCATTTTTTTAATTTACTCAGTACTCTCCTCGGGTTGGCAGGAGTGGTGGTGATAAATATGGATTATAGATGGAATGAGAAAATTGAAGTGGATCTTTTTGCTTTAATCATGGCAAGTGTTTCTTATGCGGTCGCAGCTAACTATGCTAAAGCACGCACAAAATCAAGTGATCCCATTCAAGTAGCGGCGGCCGCTGCTGTTGTCTCCGTTTTAGCGATGCTGTTATACAAATCAATAAAAGGAGAAATATTCCACTGGCACATACCACAGAATTTGCTCCAGGTAGCCGCCTTATGCTGGTTGGGGATCATCGGTTCGGGATTGAGCCTTTATCTTTATTGCCTGTTAATACAGCGCACTAGCGCGATAACAGCTTCGATGATTACTTATCTGATGACGTTTACAGGGATCGTCTCGGGCGTAATTTTTCTGCAGGAAAAATTGACTTATCCTGTTATTTCAGGATGCGGTTTCATCCTGGCATCGCTAGTTCTTCTCAATCATGGGCGATGGATTAAAAATCTTCTCATCTGGGATAGAAAAGGGGAGTGACCCATATGCTATCGTGCAGTTTTGATTATTATTCAGAAACGACTATACAAAACATTCGTTACTCCAGATTAAATTTTATCGTTAAGCATAAATACTAAGATCTGCTATTGCGCCTGGGCCGGGTTGTGGGCTGGGGCCCTTTTTCTTCAGATGCGTTCTCAGCGTTGTTAAAAAATGATGCATGGTGCGTGCTGACCGGTGAGACGAGGGCAGGCGATAAAGTAGGTGCTTTTTGAATAGAAGGGAGTAGCAATAAAGCTGCATCTGTAAAGCTTGCCGCGAAGTGATTCTCGCTGAGAATTTTGTATATTTCTTTTTTCTCTTCTGTTGATTGGCTGATCATCAAGGCTGCTCTTTGCTGCTCATTTGAATAAACATATGTGTAGATCAGGAGAGATTTTTCATTTTTATCTAATGTATTATATGGTTTGTTCATCAACTGGTAGAATATGCGATCGCACATTTCTGTTAATTTTTTCTGAAGCAAAGCTTTTGTATTTGTTTCTAAACCAAAGACTTCATAGTGTTTTGATAATCGCTGCATTGTTTTCAGCTGGTCCTCAGTTGTTTCTAACTTTGCTATATCTAGCATAAAGAGTTTGTCTAATTCTTTTTTAGTTCGGAATTCATCAATAAATCGATAACCATCTCGTCCATAGGGAGGTGTCTTTTCACCAGGGTAATATTGCCGCCTGAAATAACTGTATATTGCATCGATATCCTTTTCGCTAATGGAATCGAGTACCTGTTTTTTATGCTCTGGATCCAATTTAACGTAGCTTCTGATAAACGCATTCATTTTCTTCTTAAGATCGAGTTTAGATGCCGATTTTACGATATTTTGCATCTGCGAAATGGATTTTTTTTCATATTGAGAAATAAATTTTACTTCAGATTTTAATCCTTTCTCGTTTAGATCATGCAATATTTTTTCTCTGTCAGATTTGTACTGTGAATTAAGTACCATTATTTTATCTTCTTTTTTCATATCCAGATATTTATCAATAAAACGACTTCGTTGTTCCGCATTTAAATTCCCATAGTAGCCATATTCGATGGCATTGTTTCGCTTTTTCTGACTTTCTCGTTTTATGAAAAATTGAGCGGTATTATCTCGGCGCAATAAGAATTTATCAGAAAAGAGGGATTTTTTTGCGCTGTCTTTTTGTGTTGATAGGACGTCATTTTTATTTTTAACGTCTAATACGATGTATAACTTCATGAAAGATTTTTTCTCATCGTCGAGATGGTCAAATTGTTTGCTTTTTAGTAACTTGGCAATATTTTTTTGGAAGATTTCAGATTTCTGGATTTTTCTGTTCTTTCTAAGCTCTACCAAATCATTCACAGACTGAAATTTCAGCAGCTTATGCTGGTATTCGGGCGTTAGTGTCTGATAATCTTTTAAAAATTGCTTTTTCTCTTTTCTTGACCGCACAGCATACGGTTTTTGCAACAAAACCATCATTGTTTTTAGTTCGGCTATTTTGGCATTGAATATCTTATCGCGCTGTGCTTTTGCCGCATTTACTGATTTGATTTCTTCTTGAAAGTCTCTATTATTTATCTCCCTCGTGTTCTTTTCGTAATCCAAATGTGAAATTTCTTGATCGTATGCTTTTCTTTCTTCTACATCTAAACTAGGCAATACTCCCTTCATGGTTTTTTGCATGGCCGTTAATTCTTCGGTAAGTTGAGATTCGATGATCAAAGCAGCCAAGCCAGGATGACTTTTGCTCAGGGCAATGTAGTTTTTATAAATTCGATTCTTTCTTTTCGCTTTTCATCCGGCTTTTGGGGATTGCTGGATTTTAAACTGTTATATGAGACAAGCAAAATTTCTTTTTGCCTCTCAAGAAAATTTATTTCATTTTGCAAGCGTTCTACTTCTTGCCTTGCAATTTCAATTCCATTAGCCGATATCATGTCTGATTCCCCGTTCGGTATTTTTTACAGCATTTATATAATTATAGGCTTGATTAAATAATTTGCGTTAAAGTCGCTGAACTTCATATTATTTTGTATTATCATTGTGTTGGATTATTTAAATGCAAGGAAAGGAAGACAATGTCAGATACATTGCTATTCTCGGTAAATGACCATATTGCCCGAATCACTTTCAACCGCCCAGCAGTAATGAATTCATTTGACAAGCAAATGGCGGATGAATTGGAGAGCATCACTGAAGAAGTGAGAGCTAATCCTGACATTCGGGCCGTGCTTTTAAATGGAGCAGGTCAATTATTTATGGCAGGAGGCGATTTGCAATTTTTTCATGAACGACTGAATACCATGCCAGCCGGGGTCATGAAAATTGTGCGTACACTCAACGCCTCTATTATTAATCTGATGCATATGCCTAAACCTGTGGTAGCAAGCGTACATGGCTCCGTTGCTGGCGTAGGTGTGAGCTTGATGATGGCTTGCGATCTGGCAATAGCGGCAGAAAAAACCAAATTTACATTAGCCTATACCGGCATTGGTATCAGCCCGGATGGCGGTGCCTCATTCAATTTGCCACGTTTAGTTGGTGTTAAAAAAGCGATGGAATGGCTCTTGCTATCTGATATTTTCGACGCTCACACGGCTCAAGCATATGGACTAATTAATTGGGTAGTGCCTGCCGACAAATTAACAGAAGAAACGGAACGCCTGCTCAAGCGTCTGGCAAATGGTCCTACCCAATCTTACGCACGTGTAAAGCGTCTGATCAATGAAAGCTGGCAATTTGATCTTGAAAAGCAACTTGAACGCGAAGGCAGGGCATTTGAAGCTTGCAGCATAACATCGGATTTTAAAATTGGGGTGAATGGATTTCTCAACAAAAATAAACCTGAATTTACTGGAAAATAATTGATCGAGGTTGGTGGAGTCAGGGGAAATGATATCGCTAACTGATTTTACGGGGTTATTGATTGCGCCCGGAGGGATTCGATCCCCGACCACTCTGGTTCGAAGTGCGGCATGGTAATTTAAATTTAACAATAAATCAATGCCTTACGGAGTATTAGCATATGGAAAACCGATGGAAACCTAATGAAATTACCTGATTTCCAATGGAGGCCTGGTACAATTCTGGTACATTGGGATTATTCTTGAAATTATATTACAATGTATTACAATGTAATATAGGTGTAAGTGAGGGCTTAGCTATGAAATTAAAATCCAGAAATACAACCAGCTACCAGCAGGATCAAGACTTAATTGATCCTATGAGTGAGTGGTTATCTAAAAATCCGGGTTTTAACAAATCAAGGCTTATAAATATGGCTGTAAGACATTTTATAACAACTGAACATAAATTGGTGCCTGTAGAAACAGTAACCGCTAGTGACAAACAAGCATCTGAAATCGCAAAGAAAATGATGAAAAAGCATGCCCATATGCTAGAGAAACTGAAGTAGATGGCTTCTTCCAAAGTAAGCTTAATTACTGTTGACCAAGTGATTTCATTTAATAAGGAAATCGTATCACAGGAAAACCAAAAGCACCTTTGTTTGGATCGCGGAAACAATATATCCAATCAGGTATCATGCAACAAGGACGGTGTGTAATCATAAATGAAAAGTCACCTTTATTTATTTCTAATTCAAAAAAAATAGAAATAAATAAATTAAAAAAAGTTGAAAAAGATGGAAAGCAATATGTAGTAATTGGAAAGGATTCTGATGGTGAGTATTTGCTAGAAATCAAAGTGCCTTAATAGCTAAAATGTAAGTACGTCTCCCCGTTCTGGTGTCAAATAACGAATTCTATATGTACTGGTTGTGTCTCGAGCTATGGCTTTTAATGCGGTCAAAAGATCATGGAAAAATGGAATCAGCCTATGCATAATTGGGCGTTGATAGCATCCTAGCTCCAGATTTATTTTGACGGTCGCTTAAATTTAGAGCTGAGATGATTTCGGACTGACACAGTTTGATGAACGCTCTCCTGATAACCAGCAATATTCCATATAAACTCTTCTTGATAATTTTATTTTAACGGATTCGAGACTAGTTGGTTTTTTGTTAAATTTTTTGCATAAGCTTATGAATAAATTTAACAAAAAAATCGACTATACCAAATTCTGGTACAGTTTTGGTACATTGTTAGGAGTTGGGATGAGGCAAAATCTAGATAGAAGTGCTTGATTAAATAATCGCGCCCGGAGGGATTCGAACCCCCGACCACCTGGTTCGAAGCCAGTAGTGGTGGATTTAAAATTAAATTAAAATCAATACCTTGTGGCAATTTTGCATCAGCAAAACTTCGATAAACCCAGGGAAATTGGTATGAATCTGAGAGAGTTACGTGACAATTTCCCTACACTTTTGGATTAGTATGCGGTGAATATCCATATTAATCTATGCAATACTTGCGGTGAATATAATTGTATATGCGGCGAATATTGACTATAATCTCCTTATTAAATGCGGAGATTATATGTACATCTACGAACATAAAAAATGGCCTAAATTTCAATGGGATCATGCTAGATTAGCTGAACTGCTGGCTGATGTTCGCTATAAGCAAGGACGCTTGCTGGGCTGGATGGATGGTATTGGTTTTCAATTGCGAGAAGAGGCTACATTAGCTACGCTAACGCAAGATGTCATAAAAACCAGTGAAATCGAAGGGGAAAAGCTCGATACAGAACAGGTGCGATCATCCATTGCCAAAAAATTGGGAATGGATATTGGTGCTGCTCGTCAGATAGATAGACATGTCGATGGTATCGTTGAAATTATGTTAGATGCGACATGTCATTATAATGCGCCTTTAACAGAGGAACGGCTATTTGGCTGGCATGCGGCTTTATTCCCAACGGGCAGAAGCGGATTTCAACGTATTCATGTTGGCAGTTGGCGCACAAAAGAAAGTGGTCCTATGCAAGTGGTCTCAGGACCTTATGGTCGTGAAAAGGTGCATTATGAAGCGCCCGATTATAGTCGGTTGAAGAAAGAAATATCTGTTTTTTTAAAGTGGTTTAACCACTCGCAAGAAATAGACTTAGTTATCAAATCGGCACTCGCGCATTTTTGGTTTGTAACAATTCATCCTTTTGATGATGGAAATGGGCGCATTGCAAGAGCAATGGCTGATATGTTATTAGCACGTTCTGAAAATAGCCGTCAGCGATTTTATAGTATGTCGGCGCAAATTCAATGCGAACGTAATGAGTATTATCAAGTGTTAGAAAATTGCCAGAAAGGAAGTTTGGATATCACTGAGTGGTTAGAATGGTATTTGCGTTGTCTGCA
Proteins encoded:
- a CDS encoding Fic family protein, with product MYIYEHKKWPKFQWDHARLAELLADVRYKQGRLLGWMDGIGFQLREEATLATLTQDVIKTSEIEGEKLDTEQVRSSIAKKLGMDIGAARQIDRHVDGIVEIMLDATCHYNAPLTEERLFGWHAALFPTGRSGFQRIHVGSWRTKESGPMQVVSGPYGREKVHYEAPDYSRLKKEISVFLKWFNHSQEIDLVIKSALAHFWFVTIHPFDDGNGRIARAMADMLLARSENSRQRFYSMSAQIQCERNEYYQVLENCQKGSLDITEWLEWYLRCLQHAIVASNLVLQTVLTKAAFWRAHSGESFNERQRMLINRLLDGFEGKLNSSKWAKIAKCSQDTALRDITDLLGRKVLLKDEGGGRSTSYKLCLPD